From Salinibacter grassmerensis, the proteins below share one genomic window:
- the pth gene encoding aminoacyl-tRNA hydrolase, with the protein MSTPSLLAIGLGNPGAEYEDTRHNVGHRVIDGLSGRLDISLQHQSDALVGWGRYVDQKIGLAVPLTYMNRSGDAVAGLQDHYDLSLDRLLVIVDDLHLPIGTIRLRPAGSSGGHNGLAHVAQRLGTTEFPRLRIGIGDDFPEGRQSDYVLSSFTDEQRPAARSAREDAEDAILTAARDDLDTAMNRFN; encoded by the coding sequence ATGTCTACCCCCTCCCTTCTCGCCATCGGCCTCGGCAATCCAGGCGCCGAGTACGAAGACACACGCCACAACGTAGGCCATCGGGTCATCGACGGGCTATCCGGCCGCCTCGACATCTCGCTCCAGCACCAGTCCGACGCGCTCGTCGGCTGGGGCCGGTACGTCGATCAGAAGATCGGGCTGGCCGTGCCTCTCACCTACATGAACCGGAGCGGCGACGCCGTCGCGGGCCTGCAGGACCACTACGACCTTTCCCTCGACCGGCTCCTCGTCATCGTCGACGACCTGCACCTTCCGATCGGCACCATCCGGCTCCGCCCTGCGGGCAGCAGCGGGGGACACAACGGCCTTGCCCATGTGGCCCAGCGGCTCGGCACCACCGAATTCCCCCGCCTTCGGATTGGCATCGGCGACGACTTTCCGGAGGGGCGCCAGTCCGACTATGTCCTCTCCTCCTTTACCGACGAGCAGCGGCCGGCGGCCCGGTCGGCCCGCGAGGACGCTGAAGACGCCATCCTCACGGCGGCCCGGGATGACCTGGACACGGCGATGAATCGCTTCAACTGA
- a CDS encoding 50S ribosomal protein L25, with product MDAPVIEAQPRETGSKAAREIRNDNRVPCILYGRTVESTPLQIPIAALNKLIYRRSAPVAQVEMNGDTWNCILKDYDLHPLTDRPLHADFQALEEGDEVTLTVPLNYTGIPVGQQNGGDTQQIARELTISVLPENIPSQIEVDISELAIGNSLHVYDLETDYEIKTSRDQTLVTVVAPQIETAPTTEAEEEEEELTEEEIAEEGEAVDTEEGEAAEGEDEAGEGGAEEEYQ from the coding sequence CCGGCTCGAAGGCCGCCCGCGAAATCCGCAACGACAACCGCGTCCCGTGCATCCTGTACGGGCGTACCGTCGAGTCGACGCCGCTGCAGATTCCGATTGCCGCTCTCAACAAGCTGATCTACCGGCGCTCGGCCCCGGTGGCCCAGGTAGAGATGAACGGGGACACGTGGAACTGCATCTTGAAGGACTACGACCTGCACCCGCTCACCGACCGTCCCCTGCACGCCGACTTTCAGGCGCTCGAAGAGGGCGACGAGGTCACGCTGACGGTGCCGCTGAACTACACCGGAATTCCGGTCGGCCAGCAGAACGGCGGCGACACCCAGCAGATTGCCCGTGAGCTTACGATCTCGGTGCTGCCCGAGAACATTCCCTCTCAGATCGAGGTCGACATCAGCGAGCTTGCCATCGGCAACTCGCTACACGTCTACGACCTTGAGACCGACTACGAGATCAAAACGTCGAGGGACCAGACGCTCGTCACAGTGGTAGCGCCGCAGATCGAGACCGCACCCACGACCGAGGCCGAAGAAGAGGAGGAAGAGCTCACCGAGGAGGAAATTGCCGAGGAGGGCGAGGCCGTCGACACGGAAGAAGGCGAGGCCGCCGAAGGCGAAGACGAAGCGGGCGAGGGCGGCGCCGAAGAAGAGTATCAGTAA